One genomic window of Methanosalsum zhilinae DSM 4017 includes the following:
- a CDS encoding class I SAM-dependent methyltransferase, whose amino-acid sequence MSELDKRLQQCRRPSGPEGKVIGKEMNIRHQQLWMWGLEHIELMPGSTILDIGFGGGMSLQVLSSLNPEGKVYGIDYSDEMVKLARDVNKELIDSGKIQVLQGSVSCIPFKNFTFDVACAFETCYFWPDLIENFREIHRTLKNEGILLVVNEVYDHPQFKDRNSRYAQSTGMKYYKPEEYRNYLYQAGYSSAEIHEIPEKNWIVMIAEK is encoded by the coding sequence ATCAGGTCCTGAAGGAAAAGTTATTGGGAAAGAGATGAACATACGTCACCAGCAGCTATGGATGTGGGGATTAGAACACATTGAATTAATGCCAGGATCAACAATACTGGATATTGGATTTGGTGGCGGGATGTCACTGCAGGTACTTTCTTCACTAAACCCCGAAGGTAAAGTTTACGGAATAGATTATTCAGATGAAATGGTAAAACTGGCCAGGGATGTCAATAAAGAACTCATAGATTCAGGAAAGATACAAGTATTACAGGGATCCGTTTCTTGTATTCCTTTTAAAAATTTTACTTTTGATGTTGCATGTGCCTTTGAGACCTGTTATTTCTGGCCGGATCTTATAGAAAATTTCAGGGAAATACATCGAACATTAAAAAATGAAGGTATCCTTCTTGTTGTCAATGAAGTATACGATCACCCACAATTTAAGGATAGAAATAGCAGATATGCCCAAAGTACAGGAATGAAATACTATAAACCAGAGGAATACAGGAATTACCTGTATCAAGCAGGCTATTCATCAGCTGAAATACATGAGATCCCTGAAAAAAACTGGATCGTT